In Mangrovivirga cuniculi, the following proteins share a genomic window:
- a CDS encoding MotA/TolQ/ExbB proton channel family protein yields the protein MIELFYSGGPIFMSILTILLLSMLGVALINSWYVFKNKVNDHAENLRKIKRVRSIGLSAFIIGLLGQLIGLFSAFRSIELGIVDVSPELIAEGFKISMITTLYGLFIFLLSLIIWFSLVSSLRNKMAKQGN from the coding sequence ATGATAGAGTTATTTTATTCTGGCGGACCGATATTTATGAGTATTCTAACGATACTTCTATTATCAATGCTTGGGGTAGCATTAATCAATAGCTGGTATGTTTTTAAAAATAAAGTCAATGACCATGCTGAGAATTTACGAAAAATTAAAAGAGTGAGGTCAATCGGTTTATCAGCATTTATAATTGGTCTGCTAGGGCAATTAATTGGGCTTTTTTCTGCTTTTCGTTCTATTGAACTCGGAATAGTAGATGTTTCGCCTGAATTAATCGCAGAAGGTTTTAAAATCTCTATGATCACGACTCTTTATGGACTCTTTATATTTTTACTTTCCTTGATTATATGGTTTTCTCTGGTTTCCTCTTTAAGAAACAAGATGGCTAAACAGGGAAATTAA
- a CDS encoding alpha/beta hydrolase family protein — MRTFEIILLLTVTILPFIKRPLIRKIPSNYLLIFPGIFLSIHLLFEGWRWQMLPAYLLVLIVGWRIKTVDETKSPGLSFIRGTGFLILSVLIIIGWTLPMALPVFSLPKPTGPYQVGTQMVHFKTNMDESITKDPSDKRELMIKVWYPSNANTSSLEGEKYIDNASRVGFATKYGLPPSALNYLDYVKTYAYNEIPVAEKKYPVLIFSHGYGSKATGYYALLTEIASHGYVIINMNHTFESLGVTFPDGRQEYFDYSFQNEISSGSMEVIEPVINAFRKGLDYEQRHPIVKVAAINYFEGDIQDRWANDMQITIDQLEEWNSKGLLKDKLELDKIGVIGHSVGGGSVGKVALRDHRVKAAVNLDGNQWGELIDSIHHIPFLYVSADWPEDHEDINSHIYINKSTDYFYEIKLLNSGHPDFMDIPFMVPVNSLAGTGEIDPYLGTEIITKLTTAFFDKHLKNSQAASLKELDKKYELLEMTIYIGDSIR; from the coding sequence ATGAGAACATTCGAAATAATTCTGCTTTTGACAGTTACAATTTTGCCTTTTATAAAGAGGCCTTTGATAAGGAAAATACCATCAAACTACCTCCTGATATTTCCGGGAATATTTCTATCGATTCACCTGCTTTTTGAAGGATGGCGATGGCAAATGTTACCGGCATATTTATTAGTTCTGATAGTCGGATGGAGAATAAAAACGGTGGATGAAACCAAATCACCTGGCTTATCATTTATAAGAGGTACCGGATTTTTAATACTATCTGTTTTAATAATTATCGGATGGACTCTCCCCATGGCCCTGCCAGTTTTTTCTTTACCCAAGCCAACTGGTCCTTACCAGGTTGGTACACAAATGGTCCATTTTAAAACTAATATGGATGAATCCATCACAAAAGATCCATCAGATAAGCGCGAACTCATGATAAAAGTTTGGTATCCAAGTAATGCTAATACTTCATCACTTGAAGGTGAAAAATATATCGATAACGCCAGTAGAGTTGGATTCGCAACAAAATATGGTCTACCCCCTTCAGCCCTTAACTATCTGGATTATGTAAAAACCTACGCCTATAATGAAATTCCGGTAGCGGAAAAAAAATACCCGGTTTTGATCTTTTCCCATGGGTATGGATCTAAGGCTACAGGTTATTATGCTTTACTGACCGAAATAGCCAGCCATGGGTATGTTATCATTAACATGAATCACACTTTCGAAAGCCTGGGAGTAACTTTTCCCGATGGCAGACAGGAGTATTTTGATTACAGTTTCCAGAATGAGATCTCATCAGGATCAATGGAGGTGATCGAACCGGTGATCAACGCCTTCAGAAAAGGACTTGATTATGAACAAAGGCATCCAATCGTAAAAGTAGCTGCAATAAATTACTTCGAAGGTGATATCCAGGATCGATGGGCTAATGACATGCAGATAACGATCGATCAGCTTGAAGAATGGAATTCTAAAGGTTTATTAAAAGATAAACTTGAGCTGGATAAAATCGGCGTAATAGGACATTCAGTTGGCGGTGGTTCAGTAGGTAAGGTTGCATTGCGAGACCACCGTGTGAAAGCTGCTGTAAATCTTGATGGAAACCAATGGGGAGAATTGATCGATAGTATCCACCATATACCCTTCTTATATGTTTCTGCTGATTGGCCTGAAGATCATGAAGATATCAATTCTCACATTTACATTAATAAGAGTACTGATTACTTTTACGAAATCAAGCTGTTAAATTCAGGACATCCGGATTTTATGGATATTCCATTTATGGTTCCTGTTAACTCGTTAGCCGGAACCGGAGAGATTGATCCTTACTTAGGAACAGAGATTATTACTAAACTTACCACTGCATTTTTTGATAAACATTTAAAAAACTCACAAGCAGCCAGTCTTAAGGAGCTCGATAAAAAATACGAGTTACTAGAGATGACTATTTACATAGGAGATTCAATCAGATAA
- a CDS encoding alpha/beta hydrolase: MKNIIIQGLLILITFSFSFGQEESRLNSKYLDSKVLEEKREVLIYLPENYSENKAYPVIYLTDGGTTNFEAARNYLDILSKPIYDAVPQCILVGIIQQNRNAELDVFGKERGKKFINFIFNELVPYVDNSYNTSGFNTMIGHSDGAEVNHHMMLTEGNPFRGFISISTNFNTDLKEEVGQFMKSYEGAQMYYFIANGTQDAFMRTDAGNAFAEIYKNSSNDHIDFKKETYQGDHQSIVALSLLDGLTFIFKDYKNIEQYATAIDYGENYLSDLKEIYGIDANYDIADTEVFFMDIIGNKKLDEYHYLIELIDEHKLFFGSGIDPVNRANHYYAMEMYPETIEYYNKAVKELDTIHPQLFYANIFRVVKAYKIENRLTEAVDFLEKSKHKLPEKYTLRMNYRIAKLCLDNQIELNKGKAALEYCKTNYEENKLFTMDNLLELENKL; encoded by the coding sequence ATGAAAAATATTATAATACAAGGTTTATTAATTCTAATAACTTTCTCATTTTCATTCGGACAAGAAGAAAGTAGACTTAATTCCAAATATCTTGATTCAAAAGTATTAGAAGAAAAAAGAGAAGTTCTCATTTATCTACCTGAAAATTATTCTGAAAATAAAGCATATCCTGTAATCTATTTAACCGACGGAGGGACAACTAATTTTGAGGCTGCAAGAAATTATCTCGACATCCTTTCAAAACCCATTTATGACGCAGTTCCACAGTGCATTCTTGTGGGGATAATCCAGCAAAACCGCAATGCCGAATTGGATGTCTTTGGAAAAGAAAGAGGTAAAAAATTCATAAACTTCATCTTTAATGAATTAGTGCCTTATGTGGACAATTCCTACAACACATCGGGATTCAACACCATGATTGGTCATTCAGATGGAGCAGAAGTAAACCATCATATGATGCTGACTGAAGGTAATCCTTTTAGAGGGTTTATAAGTATATCAACGAACTTCAATACCGATTTAAAGGAAGAAGTAGGTCAATTTATGAAATCCTACGAGGGTGCTCAAATGTATTATTTTATTGCGAATGGTACCCAGGATGCTTTTATGAGAACTGACGCCGGAAATGCTTTTGCGGAGATTTACAAAAATTCCTCAAACGACCATATTGATTTTAAAAAAGAAACCTACCAGGGTGATCATCAAAGCATTGTCGCCCTTTCATTGCTCGATGGGTTGACGTTTATCTTTAAAGACTATAAAAACATCGAACAATATGCTACTGCCATTGATTATGGTGAAAATTACCTATCTGACTTAAAGGAAATTTATGGTATTGACGCTAACTACGACATTGCTGATACAGAGGTTTTCTTTATGGATATAATCGGTAATAAAAAACTCGACGAATATCATTATTTAATCGAATTAATCGATGAGCATAAATTATTTTTTGGATCCGGAATTGATCCGGTCAATCGTGCTAATCATTATTATGCGATGGAAATGTATCCGGAGACCATTGAATACTACAATAAAGCAGTTAAAGAGCTTGATACTATCCATCCCCAGCTTTTTTATGCCAATATTTTCAGAGTTGTAAAAGCATATAAAATTGAAAACAGGCTTACGGAAGCAGTCGATTTTCTTGAAAAGAGTAAGCATAAACTTCCTGAAAAATACACTCTGCGCATGAATTACCGAATAGCTAAACTATGTCTGGATAATCAAATTGAATTAAATAAGGGAAAAGCTGCACTGGAATACTGTAAAACCAATTACGAAGAAAATAAACTATTCACAATGGACAATTTGCTTGAACTGGAAAATAAATTGTAG
- a CDS encoding PLP-dependent aminotransferase family protein, which translates to MKENSVLKFVEDVLENMPNDWVRLTTHRLDIYDESLAKTQFIEQFEKLYKKNNSDTSALSELPTAFDYIRLGHPLSCVLEWAVANLNDLSSDNVISFSSMTAPVLAVLRKNLLANRKTLITYTGELPDHFDFEVIKSVYGYNFEVQKVENAEEIPAFEGSTVFISQKDDIGKIELHSNIDFFVRIHSLFGSIILVNGENNKEYISEIQHVRRRETIAMTPANCFLALQILTGGSSLDKVKTNKEENKTVVENTIRKVTGTDSKPLVGSSGLSIQYAIMMGLIDDALKQHPGKDIKFIVPPNCYGGTNDQARRVAACLDNVEIVDLPVDGDNNMVDSVDRVLAEVAREDAIPYIIVEIPTNPRVEVPNLKKLREALSKERKTASGKTAIDPVFILDQTFCPNVQFLGIDDILSSIRSISYVSGSKFPSGGKCTAGYVTANKQAENLLDKIEKHLLLCDNEATDLQYEILAEQLPSMNQRIHDAYKNTREFVNFIKEQLPQAKINFVSEKLAEQDFTPSVFSLDLPTKGNTDEEREAYKRELNQKLINLMISEIPNESKYCVSYGQLKGCYWTIPATSTQGTTKESDKDYIVRVALSHNMDLDRHKEVFKDFVKEI; encoded by the coding sequence ATGAAAGAGAATAGCGTGCTGAAATTTGTTGAAGATGTATTAGAAAACATGCCAAATGACTGGGTAAGGTTAACAACCCACCGCCTGGATATTTACGACGAGTCTTTGGCTAAAACCCAGTTTATCGAACAATTTGAAAAGTTATATAAGAAAAACAACTCTGATACTTCAGCACTCAGCGAATTACCTACTGCTTTCGATTACATACGACTTGGACATCCATTGTCTTGTGTACTTGAATGGGCTGTTGCTAATTTAAATGATCTCTCTTCTGATAATGTGATCAGCTTTTCTTCAATGACAGCTCCCGTATTAGCTGTTCTAAGAAAAAACCTGCTTGCAAACCGTAAAACGCTCATCACTTATACCGGCGAATTACCTGACCACTTTGATTTTGAAGTGATAAAAAGTGTTTATGGATATAACTTTGAAGTACAAAAGGTTGAGAATGCAGAGGAAATTCCAGCATTTGAGGGAAGTACGGTTTTCATTTCTCAAAAAGATGATATTGGTAAAATAGAATTGCATTCGAACATTGACTTCTTCGTTCGAATACATTCTCTTTTCGGTAGCATCATATTAGTTAATGGCGAAAATAATAAAGAGTACATCAGCGAAATTCAGCATGTGCGAAGAAGAGAAACGATAGCAATGACACCTGCCAACTGCTTTTTAGCCTTACAAATTTTGACAGGAGGTTCTTCGCTGGATAAAGTAAAAACCAATAAAGAAGAAAATAAAACTGTTGTTGAGAATACGATTAGAAAGGTTACCGGTACCGATTCAAAACCACTGGTTGGTTCTTCCGGACTATCTATTCAATATGCGATCATGATGGGGCTCATCGATGACGCACTAAAACAACATCCCGGAAAGGATATAAAATTTATCGTACCACCTAATTGCTATGGCGGTACAAACGACCAGGCCAGAAGGGTTGCTGCCTGCCTGGACAATGTCGAAATCGTCGATCTGCCTGTTGATGGTGATAATAACATGGTTGATAGTGTTGATCGCGTATTGGCGGAGGTGGCCAGGGAAGATGCGATTCCATATATTATAGTTGAAATCCCGACAAACCCGAGAGTAGAAGTTCCCAACCTGAAAAAACTAAGAGAAGCATTAAGCAAAGAGCGAAAAACGGCTTCAGGAAAAACTGCAATCGACCCGGTATTTATCCTTGACCAGACATTTTGCCCGAATGTGCAATTTTTGGGTATAGACGATATCCTCTCCTCCATCAGGTCTATTTCCTATGTCAGCGGATCTAAATTCCCAAGCGGAGGTAAATGTACAGCAGGTTACGTTACGGCAAATAAACAAGCAGAAAACCTACTCGATAAAATTGAAAAACATCTCCTGCTTTGCGACAACGAAGCCACAGATCTTCAATATGAAATATTAGCAGAGCAGTTACCTTCTATGAATCAACGAATTCACGATGCTTATAAGAATACCAGGGAATTCGTAAATTTCATTAAAGAACAATTACCGCAGGCAAAGATCAATTTTGTCTCTGAGAAATTAGCAGAGCAAGACTTCACTCCTTCAGTGTTTTCATTAGACCTTCCTACTAAAGGGAATACAGATGAGGAAAGGGAAGCTTATAAAAGGGAGTTAAATCAAAAGCTGATCAATTTGATGATCAGTGAAATCCCAAATGAAAGTAAATACTGTGTAAGCTACGGTCAGCTAAAAGGATGTTACTGGACAATCCCGGCTACCAGTACCCAGGGTACCACGAAAGAATCTGACAAAGATTATATTGTACGGGTAGCCTTATCTCACAATATGGATCTTGATCGCCATAAGGAAGTATTTAAAGATTTCGTCAAAGAAATCTGA
- a CDS encoding glycosyl-4,4'-diaponeurosporenoate acyltransferase CrtO family protein has protein sequence MYFHLLISTVTKNKALENQRYRLNLIIISFLCSTTLAPSLIFFVRGKGEFIWLGIFIAIGFLISRLKPSFYDRIQFSQNLSFYKKLGVDKFKKFSSNGDYINRQIRRKYPSYRFLKNFDMIKEKLEETYVIERSHTVLFIFCLLTSIYAFLTTSYPIAILIIVGNTLFNFYPNLLQQYNRIRYKRVISKKN, from the coding sequence ATGTATTTTCACCTTCTAATATCAACTGTGACCAAAAATAAAGCACTTGAAAATCAAAGATACAGATTAAACCTGATTATTATCTCCTTCCTTTGTTCTACAACATTAGCACCCTCCTTAATATTTTTTGTGAGAGGAAAAGGGGAATTCATTTGGCTGGGTATATTTATTGCAATTGGTTTTTTAATAAGTCGTCTTAAACCCTCCTTTTATGATAGAATTCAATTTTCTCAAAACCTGAGTTTTTACAAGAAGCTGGGAGTTGATAAATTCAAAAAATTCTCGTCAAATGGCGATTATATAAACAGGCAAATAAGGAGAAAATATCCCTCCTATCGTTTCCTTAAAAATTTTGATATGATAAAAGAAAAATTGGAGGAGACTTATGTTATTGAAAGATCACATACTGTTTTATTTATATTTTGCCTGTTAACCAGCATTTATGCATTTTTAACTACATCATACCCAATTGCTATTCTTATAATCGTGGGGAATACTCTTTTTAATTTCTATCCAAATTTATTGCAGCAATATAATCGGATTAGGTATAAGCGGGTTATCAGTAAAAAAAATTAA
- a CDS encoding alpha/beta hydrolase-fold protein has translation MKTFILSTILICLLLSPLQAQYSKVEEVTIESKELGQTRELMIYTPFGYADSAYKYYNVMYVFDAQNRMFFDYTTSVSMLSKEAGQGCIVVGIKATFIEEIFYARNHDFLPSDTKRNMGPKSKGNAENFLKYIKNEVVPYIESNYPTLPGRTAVGHSLGASFITYALIEEPDLFDNYIAVSPNVDYDDQRLVRGLRKLNPEEFESKKYFYISHGDEGETWGWKEANENAYALLKDTLDSEKFQVTIEKHPEENHGSNFMPSLHSAMQAYYKTIQPQFRNRLSGKKYEVTIRLKVQDQNDNIYISGNQKALGNWKSDQIQMNYVSPLIREITLPISDHAEVMFYLDGESQAWIKYGDGGRTTYPMMIRPEEGAEYTFEVDGYNN, from the coding sequence ATGAAGACTTTTATACTAAGTACAATCCTTATCTGTTTATTACTTTCCCCTTTACAAGCTCAATATTCCAAAGTTGAAGAAGTAACCATCGAATCAAAAGAACTGGGGCAGACCCGTGAGCTCATGATTTATACCCCATTTGGATATGCTGATTCAGCGTATAAATACTACAATGTTATGTACGTATTTGATGCTCAGAACCGAATGTTTTTCGATTATACCACTTCGGTATCTATGCTATCAAAAGAAGCGGGCCAGGGATGCATTGTGGTAGGGATTAAAGCGACATTTATCGAAGAAATATTTTATGCGCGAAATCATGATTTCCTCCCTTCGGATACCAAACGTAACATGGGACCCAAATCGAAAGGAAATGCAGAGAACTTTTTGAAATATATAAAAAACGAAGTGGTTCCTTATATTGAATCCAATTACCCTACCCTGCCGGGCAGAACTGCAGTTGGACATTCACTGGGAGCTTCTTTTATCACTTATGCCCTGATCGAAGAACCAGACCTTTTTGATAATTACATTGCTGTTTCTCCAAACGTTGATTATGATGATCAACGGTTAGTTCGCGGATTACGAAAATTAAATCCAGAAGAATTTGAATCGAAGAAATATTTCTATATAAGTCATGGAGATGAAGGCGAAACGTGGGGATGGAAAGAAGCCAATGAAAATGCTTATGCTCTGCTGAAAGATACTCTGGACTCTGAAAAATTTCAGGTAACAATCGAAAAACATCCGGAAGAAAATCATGGTAGTAATTTTATGCCCAGTCTGCATTCAGCCATGCAAGCTTACTATAAAACGATCCAACCCCAATTCCGCAACAGGCTTTCAGGTAAAAAATATGAGGTTACCATTCGCCTGAAAGTTCAAGATCAAAACGATAACATCTATATTTCCGGTAATCAGAAAGCTTTAGGAAACTGGAAGTCTGATCAAATACAAATGAATTATGTATCTCCTTTAATTCGGGAAATAACTCTTCCGATAAGTGATCACGCTGAAGTGATGTTTTATCTGGATGGAGAATCGCAGGCCTGGATTAAATATGGCGATGGAGGAAGAACAACATATCCGATGATGATTCGACCTGAAGAAGGTGCTGAATATACTTTCGAAGTAGATGGATATAACAACTAA
- a CDS encoding LytR/AlgR family response regulator transcription factor, translating to MKKRLIKHLAYWILILLFLTAFFGYNWKSHTTAFYFSIFLLPVVIATTYFFNFWLVPNYLLKSKYGKFALYFFYMLVVSLYLEMVVTLISFVVIANYNMEVMNLESISIFILGINLYLIVFATSFIRLVVQFRKKSLQLDTLKTQQEKNQQAVINIRADRKNHQVILDDLLYIESLSDYVKIVTTEEELITREKISKLHSDLPDQFIRIHRSFVINKRKVQSFTNTELTINNTSIPISRTYKKSTIEELQDQ from the coding sequence ATGAAAAAAAGATTAATTAAACATTTAGCCTACTGGATTTTGATCCTGCTTTTCCTGACAGCTTTTTTCGGTTATAACTGGAAAAGCCATACTACGGCATTCTATTTTTCGATCTTTCTCCTTCCTGTGGTTATCGCTACGACTTACTTCTTTAATTTTTGGTTAGTTCCCAATTATCTGTTAAAGAGTAAATACGGCAAATTTGCTTTGTATTTCTTTTATATGCTGGTAGTCTCACTTTACCTGGAAATGGTTGTAACACTGATTTCTTTTGTTGTGATCGCCAACTATAATATGGAAGTGATGAACCTGGAAAGTATTTCCATCTTTATTCTTGGAATTAATCTTTACCTGATCGTTTTTGCTACCAGTTTTATCAGGCTGGTAGTTCAATTCCGCAAAAAATCACTTCAACTGGATACGTTAAAGACACAACAAGAAAAAAATCAGCAAGCGGTTATAAATATTCGTGCAGATAGAAAAAACCACCAGGTTATACTCGATGATTTGCTATACATAGAAAGTCTTAGTGATTATGTCAAAATAGTAACAACCGAAGAAGAACTAATAACAAGAGAGAAAATCAGTAAACTACACTCCGATCTCCCCGATCAATTTATCAGAATCCACAGGTCATTTGTTATCAACAAACGAAAAGTTCAATCATTTACAAATACTGAATTAACCATTAATAACACGAGTATTCCGATAAGCAGAACTTATAAAAAAAGTACTATTGAAGAACTACAGGATCAATAG